Within the Silurus meridionalis isolate SWU-2019-XX chromosome 2, ASM1480568v1, whole genome shotgun sequence genome, the region atatatataataaatgcagAATATAGGACCATGAGACACCAATAGCACGTTTGCAGGAAAATGCAAGACTTCAAGTTCAATGCTCTGGCTCCATATTTTGAACTATTGTTGGTTTTCTGAACATGAACTACAATTAAACTGTGTTTTGAAATTCTTAATCTGCTAATCAGCCTTTGGTGTAAATCAGGCAAAAGCACTGCACTGATATCAAAAGCGTAAAGCATAATGTATATACTGATATATAAGCGTGTGGCATAACTATTTttgtgtgcatttctttttaagtatatatattttcttgtattataatatttaacagAATTATTGAATGAACCACATTTCTGCTGTTTTGTTTATGGTGGAATTTTACATTACCTGCTTTCAGGATCAGTTCTGTGGCAAGAACGATTGCATTTACAGCACTAAGACCTACAGCTCCAAACATGTAGACCATAATGTGAAAGACCTCTGTAATTCAGAATAAGATGGATGACAGATGaggtaaatataataaagtaattaTAACATCATAAACCTAGACagcataaataattaataatccttcattatttattatgagACTCACCAGGTAAATGTTTGGGATGTTTGAACAAACATATTGGTGGCAAAACAGAGAGCAGTGGTATCAGAGCCAAAAATCCTGCAAGTTCTGTAATCATCattgaaatataatttattactcAGATTAAAACAGATGAAAGTTTTTCTCATCATTCATTTCTCAGTTCCTTTTAATGTGGGGTAAATCAGATGCATGATCTTCTGTTAAATCTAgtgaatgaatataatatactgtacctTTAATTTGCAAGATGATGTATGCATAATAAAAGCTCATCATGCCATTTGTAGTGAATAATAATGCAGCAATGAGAGTACAGCAcaaatctgaaaaataaataaataaataaaataattaaatagacCAGCTGAACTTTATTTTGCCAAATGTTGGGCCATTCTTTTTATCTGCTTTTATTGCATGAAATTACATCCACTATTATTGACCTTATTGTACATACAGTTCTGTTCAATCaggaaaaattaaaagaacTTGGAAACTAAAAAGGAAACTTAGTGGAAAAAAACTGAATAggttctttaaataaatgtaattaattgttAACAGTTTTTTATCGCCAATCGTAGGTCACGAATGAGCTTCTCAGGTGGTCATGTACACTCTTCaagtttctgtttattttactcatgtttacatttatcaATATGGAACTAATCTCAAGAGTGTGATCTTAACAATTCATTATTAGGGATGGAATAAAAatctatgtatatatactgtatatcacactTACATCCTATTTTCCTCCATTGAGAGCAGCATCCATGTCCGTGTCCACGGTGACAACGCAATAGATAAATTACTACTAGCCATGCACATATAATTAACACAACCAGAAATAGACTTATCCATCCTGAAATTGAGTACAAAAACTCAAAGTTATCaaatacaacacaaacacaatacattttaattaataatagatTTGTAATGGactatttatttgaaaaaatattttacaaaaatatatttgtcattatgcactttacttttttattttgaattgtaCTGCAAGTACTTACCTTTAACAAAACTGTTTTTTGCAATGGAGTACATTACATAAGCTactattttaaacaaaataaatgcagcCAATAAAAGAGATGAAAAAGTGATATGCACACCTGCAACAAGATAAACACTGTACTAATACTGCAAGAGGAATCACACATCATTTTCAGTTTATGATGAATTACTCAAATAAAAGTTATGATCCTTACatccaaaagatttttttagaaaaaggtGCCTTTGTAGAGAGAGTACAATCACAGTCCCAGCAGCTAGTGTTAGCAGTACCAAAGCTGCCTCAAAGTCATCTAAAAATTCCAAGAGATTTGCATCATTGGGCAGTAGATtagacaaatattttaaaagagtTGAACTGtagtaattatataaatatatagggTATGACAGTAAATACTGTAGTCTTTCTGTATGTTTGTGGTATATCttattaaagtattttataaCAGTACTCACAGTTTCCATTGGGACTGAGACTGATACTGAGTGCTAACACTGTTGCGTTTACTGCTTCTAGACACAGAGTCAGATGCATCCGGAAATCATAAACAGCTGTAACACAATGTGGGACAATTTTCAATATTtgatattcattttatttttatttatttaccttgcAGGAATATATCACACAACATTGGTTAATATCTGACATATTACTGAATGTTTTCTAGATGTCACTAGATCGGCCTTTTTACCATCAATATTGGTTGTTTAATACAGGCAAAACGCAGAATTTACATTGCTTTTGACCTGTTTATCCAGGGAGTCTGTGGATGCCTCTTTTGCACTAATCATTTGGATATAAATTTGAAGGACAGTTCAATATTCTTTACAACTATTTCCAGATATgctggacataaaaaaaaaaaaatcaaagagttattaacattaattattttgattattttttaataaaagaaggCAGAAATTTCCAGATTGCAGCATCCTCAAGACTCAGAAATAGTAATATGATTGCAATAAGTTTAGCAACACTGTataaattaatgcattaatcaaaaacatgcaaaggtaaatattatttacaaaaatcatatgggaaaaaaaatataacagtcAATAAAGTAATAGAATATACAAAGTATGGTTTTTTTGTTACCTATTACAACAGCACAGATGACAAGCACCACTGCTGTGGCTGTTAGAAATGCATTCAGTTTTTCTTCTGTGGTCTGTATCTGGCCATTAAACAAATCTAAATAAgagatagaaaaataaaataggttCATTTACATACAATTCTTACAAATTATAGATTACACTAAGTACGATTTAATTATGTGTTTCCAAAATCAAATATGAAGAGTGAAGGAGCAGATCTTTAGGTAGGAAGGAACAATGGGGTGTTGGGGAAGAACATGCAAGTAGCACAGTGCAATAGTCCAGTCTTTAATTGGAAAGTGACAGAACATTTTTTCGACCTTAGTGAAATGTAATGTCCAGATCCACTTGATATTTAAAGCTGCATGACTAAGTCAGGTTAGCAATGTGAGACAGGTATGTACTTTTAATTCTGGTCCAGCTTTTTCTTATTGAAGTTTTCTGAGATGCCACGttactattataataaaattatgtaaatttatAGGAGGTGTAACAATAGCATTTGTAAATgagatttttgacattttttgcaagggggaaaaaaaaagctaatttgtGTAAATAGTGCAAAGTACTTTGAAAATGTACTGTCACATACGGACTGGCACAAAGGTAAGACATTGGTTACTCCTTCTATAAATGGTAAATAGACCTATGAATGTCAGTatcaacatttttgttttacttacACAAACATGCACCCAATATTAAACTTGAATGGTAAAGTGGAAAAGCCAAGTTCTTTGctactttttttaaaacctctgtaaaaaaaaaataataattataatatttatatacacattcacTGTATAAATGTCATAtcttaatatataattaaaaaaagtttgatgtTGACTTACGTGGAAATCTGTGAAAATACAAAGAGGTTTTCATCAGGATGATGATTCTCATGATACTGACAGTTGAACAAGTGACAACTTCTGCGATAAACCCTATAAGGAATGAAACAAACCAAACCAGAGATAGGAAATTAATCTGAGCCTAAATCATAAGTGTTAAAACTTAGAGAAAAGATTTACCTTCTGTTGACCACAAGCAGAAAGCAACAAACATGCAGATGTTCAAGAGAGGATCAGAGAAATGTGAATTATCATGGCCTTTTTGGTAGAaactaagaaaaagaaaaaatatatttattcatatgtcTATTCACAAAatgctatttttaaataataaaaatggataAATAGTACTCTATGTACCTTTCTTTCTCAGGAGGTTAAAGACAGGACCACAACATCCTACTGCCAGCAATAGTGCAATCAAGCAAAACACTAAGATTAGTTTATGGGGAGCAGAGAAACCTGTAGCAATTAgacatgaataataaacaattagGGACTAAACaggatcacattttttttttttatctgagaaTCAAGCATAGAACTGTGAACAGTGAAGTACATAAGATATGATAACGGTTGTGACCATTCTGACTTTTGCTAAATTGGATGCTTAAGTTGGACTTCGAGCAGACCTCGacctattttattttactagattgaaatatttttagctGGACATGCTTTGCTTTGATCACTTAAATCTCatgaaaatatttgcatttaagTTGGAAGATCGTCTCCAGGTTATGTatataaccctagttccctgagggaacgagttGCTGCATCGCaaagctttgggaatgctttcACAAGGTCCACGCTCTAAATCACGTGCGTAATCTGTCCAGTGGAAGGCGCGGCGTCACTGGCAAGGTCACAACCAGGCatctataaaaagcacatggagtaaaGCCGGCATCGGCAGTGTGGCAAttgagcatctcattccctcagggaactagggttacatactttacctagagacgttccctttcaggaactcgggCTGCGTCACAACTCAataccgccagactgaccaTTCCCTGAATAAAGTGTATGGGCACAACAAGGTCAAAAGACAGAGGAGCCAGGACTGGCACAGAGGTCGAgtttataaaacctgacaaagatcagcggggtggaccagcccacagcgccgcaaatgtcttggagggacactccagaggaccaattTCTGAAGCTGCCACACTTCAGGTCGAGTCTGCTCTGACCCGGAATGGACGGACCCCCGCAAAGTTAGCATATAACGCTGTCTTAGGGCTAAAGGGACCTCGTGTGCAGGTAGAAAGAACGGAAGACCCCAACATAGAGGTTGTGACGCCTGGAGCAAAAAgtcctcggaggaagaatagtTGCATAGTTGCATGCTCTCGTTGCAGGGGTAAGAAACGTCCCAAAGACATTCTTTCAAAGCCTGTGAGCGGGAGCTGTACCGGGCAGGTGAGGTTTGAGAAAGGGACAAGGTCATTTTGCAACCCTCAATGAAGTCCATTTGTGAACACCAGGAGCGGTGCGCCACCCTGCCTCAGCGAGAGCTGGACCAGAACCGCAAGGACTAAGGGCACCCTCCTCGAAAAATACCCATCGGGAATGGAGCGATCGCATTGATGGCTCCCTTGAGAACTGCATGCTCCGAGGCAAGCCacacaagagtgtgtgtgtgtgtgtgtgtccacatgATATAGCGGGGGCAGGGAGGAACACACAACCAGGAAGTGTGCTTAGCTTTTTTCgataccttcttttttttgacaaacattGGACATAAAATACAAACTGAGCACttaatgaacaaacagaagctgttgctggcttcactccatgtgcttttgttagcttcctggtcgtgacgtcatccCGCCAGTGACGCCACAACTTCCATTGACAGATTAAACAGGTTTTAAGCAATCCCAAAGCATtgtgatgcagcttgagttcctgaaatgGAACAAAAAGAtgtatacaaaaaaagtaattagTGACCATGGACATTACCTACACCATGCAGTACCACAGTGGTCCTTGCTGACATACCACTAGTGTGGACCTCACATGTAAATTCTCCTTTATCTTCCATCTTTACATCTTTCAGCGTTAGTGAGAAGTTTCCTTTAAAGATTtcagaagaaaataaatctacTCTTCCTTGATAACTCTCATGTGAGGAATCTCGGAATATTTCACTGTTTTGATAAAGCAGGACAAGGATGTCTTGGTCTCCATCTGTCTTCTTCCAGGTCACTTCTTCAATCTCACTGGCTGGTACATGAGAATCTACAGAGCAGTTCAGTATGACATCCTCACCCTTATGGGCAAAGACAGCATGGTCTGCCCCTTTCACCACAAAATGCTCTACAAGGACATGGACAAAGTTATAGTAACAGTAAATATAAAGTGTAGTTGTCGATTTGTGTAAAGCTCTGAACTTGTCCTCTCGTGTATCTTAAACTCATCctaaacatttcatttatttgtagcAGGAATGTTTAAACagatgtataaaaaaagtaattagtGATTTTTACCAGGTACATTACCTACACCATGCAGTACCACAGTGGCACGAGCTGACATGTCACTAGTGTGGACCTCACATGTGAATTCTCCTTCATCTTCCATATTCACCACCTTCAGCTTTAGTGAGAAGTTTCCTTTGGTGATttcagaaagaaacaaatcaaCTCTTCCCTGATAACTCTCATGTGAGGAGTCTGGGAAGATTTCACCGTTTTGATAAAGCAGGACAAGAATGTCTTGGTCTACATTTGTCTTCTTCCAGGTCACTTCTTCAATCTC harbors:
- the LOC124394364 gene encoding uncharacterized protein LOC124394364 — encoded protein: MFVAFCLWSTEGFIAEVVTCSTVSIMRIIILMKTSLYFHRFPQVLKKVAKNLAFPLYHSSLILGACLYLFNGQIQTTEEKLNAFLTATAVVLVICAVVIAVYDFRMHLTLCLEAVNATVLALSISLSPNGNYDFEAALVLLTLAAGTVIVLSLQRHLFLKKSFGCVHITFSSLLLAAFILFKIVAYVMYSIAKNSFVKGWISLFLVVLIICAWLVVIYLLRCHRGHGHGCCSQWRKIGYLCCTLIAALLFTTNGMMSFYYAYIILQIKELAGFLALIPLLSVLPPICLFKHPKHLPEVFHIMVYMFGAVGLSAVNAIVLATELILKAGKGARTIEDLRVIVLPLETVFVFAWLTLQIYDAWMKYKDGALYLYEDTRRTGPEVEMKALQENIPNPD